In the genome of Methylomagnum ishizawai, the window GGCCTTGGTTTAAGCTGGACCTAAGCCCGGTTGCGGCAAGTTAAGCCCGCTCCGCCCGATGCGGCGTAAACCCATCGTCTTTGCAAAAAAAACGATCCGTGTCAGACTTTTCCGGTTGTGTATTGGATTCGGTCACCAAAAAAAGGGGGAAACCGATGTCGAGAGTGTTCCGTGGCTTGCCGTTGGCTTTGCTGACCTGTTTCATGTCCCATGGCGTCCAAGCCGATGTCTATAAATACATCAATCCGGTCAACGGTCATGTGGAATACACCGATAAGCCGAACCATAAAGGCTTCCACAGGATTATCGAAACCCCCGAGCCTTTCACCCGACCCGCCAAGGTGACTTTCGGCGGCAAAAGTACGCTGGGAAACAAGAGCCTGTTCGGTGGCGGCCTGTTCGGGTCCGCGCCCGCCAATAACAATGCTAAAAGCGCCGCCCGCCACGCCGCTCTCGAACGCAATCGCAGCCAATACGCCGGACTCATCGCCGAAGCCGCCAACCGCCATGGGCTCGATCCGGCTTTGCTGCACGCCGTCATCCGCGCCGAATCCTCCTACAACCCCGGCGCGGTCTCGAACAAAGGCGCTATCGGCATGATGCAACTCATGCCCGCCACCGCCGCCCGCTACGGCGTGCAAGACCCTTACGATCCCGTGGATAACGTCTATGGCGGGGCGCGTTACCTCAGCGATTTGCTAGGCATGTTCTCGGATGTGCCGCTGGCGGTCGCGGCCTACAACGCCGGGGAAAACAATGTCATTAAGTACGGCCACCGGATTCCCCCGTTCCAGGAGACCCAGAACTACGTCAGCCGCGTGCTGGGTTATTACAACCGCTTCGATTGACGGATGCGCCCGGACCGTTTCACAACACCGCCACGCCGCAAGCTTCCAATAGCCGGGTCAAGCGGATCAGTGGCAATCCCACCAAGGCGTTTGGGTCTTCCCCCTCGATCCGCTCGAACAGGGCGATGCCCAAGCCTTCCGATTTGAAGCCCCCGGCGCAATCGTAGGGCCGGTCCCGATCCACATAGCGCTCGATCTGTCCGGGCGAAAGTTCCCGGAACACCACGGCGCAGCGGTCGATATCGGCCTTGGCTTCCCCCGTCGCCGCATCCACCACGCACAGCGCCGTGTGGAATTCCATGGTTTTTCCCGATGCCTTGCGCAATTGCGCGAGGGTGTGGTCGCGGGTCATGGGTTTCCCGAGTTTTTCGCCGTCCAGCACCGCCACCTGGTCCGCGCCGATGACCCAGCCGTCCAGCGATACGCGGGCCACGGCCAGCGCCTTCTCGGCGGCGAGGCGTGCGGCCAGCGCCGCCGGGGCTTCGCCGGGCAGTGGCGTTTCATCGACGCCGGGTGCGATACAGTCGAAGGGCAGGCCGAGTTTCGCCAGCAATTCCCGCCGGTAGGGCGAGGTCGAGGCCAGGATGAGTCGGGTCATGGCGGAAGTCCGGTGTATGTGCTGAAAACCCCGTTTTTACCGGCTTGGCGCAGTCACGGGAAGAGCGGTTTCCAAGGAAGATGTTTTTGACAGGGATCAAGCTTTCCCGATAACATTGACCGATTATGCTCGACCACTTGCCCGATAAGCTCGACCCCTATGAATTCGTCGAAAAAAAGCGGCGAATCAAGGGGAAGCTTGCGCTCTCGGCTTTGGACCGGCTGCACGATCTCCTCCTGAATTTCGAAGGCGTGGCGAACATCGACCTCGAATTCCGGCGCGAGGCAAGGATCGCGGCGGTCGTGGGGCGGATCGAGGCCGAACTGGTGCTGCGGTGCCAGTGTTGCCTGGAAGCCCTGCCCTGGCCGGTGGCGAGCGAAGTGCGCTTGGGGCTGGTCCGCTCCATCGACGAGGCCGACCTCCTGCCGGAAGCGTTCGAGCCCTTACTGGTGGAATCCGAAGAGCCGATGGCCTTGGCGGATATTGTCCAGGATGAATTATTGCTGGCGATACCGCCGATCCCCCAGCACGAATACTGCGGCCCGCCGAAAAAACCCGGCAAGGCCGCTGCGGAAGCCCGCGAAAACCCCTTTGCCGCCTTGGCGCAGCTTAAAAAAACCAACCTTTAGGAGTCCGAAATGGCCGTCCAACAAAACCGTAAAACCCGTTCCAAGCGCGGTATGCGCCGTTCCCACGACGCGCTGACCGCCGCCGCCCTGTCCCTCGAACCCACCACCGGTGAAGTCCATCTGCGCCACCACATCAGCCCCGATGGTTTCTACCGGGGCCGCCGGGTGTTCGCCACCAAGCCCGAAGGAACCGGCGACGAATAAGCGCCGGGCTTCCCGCCCGCGCCCCAGGCGGCAGGGGCCGCCGAGCCTTGAGTATCCCGCGCGATGCCGGTCCCGTGCCGCGCTGTTTGATTGAAGAAACTCCTACGCTATGACGCAAAAGCTGACAATCGCGCTGGATGCCATGGGCGGCGACCACGGCCCCACAGTCACCGTGCCGGCCGCTTTGGACAGCGTCGAGGCCGACCCCCGCTTGCATCTGATCCTGGTCGGCGACGAGGCCATCCTCCGCCAGCATCTGGGCGAAGCCGCCACCCGCTACGGCGACCGCCTCGTGATCCGCCACGCCTCGGAAGTGGTGGAGATGCACGAACTCCCCTCTAAGGCTTTGCGCAACAAGAAGGATTCTTCCATGCGCGTCGCCATTAACCTGGTCAAGGAAGGCGTGGCCTCGGCCTGTGTCAGCGCGGGCAATACCGGAGCCTTGATGGCCATCGGCAAGTTCGTGCTGAAGACCATTCCCGGCATCGACCGTCCCGCCATCATCGCCATCCTGCCCAATAAGCAGGGGGGACACGTCCATATGCTGGACCTCG includes:
- a CDS encoding lytic transglycosylase domain-containing protein: MSRVFRGLPLALLTCFMSHGVQADVYKYINPVNGHVEYTDKPNHKGFHRIIETPEPFTRPAKVTFGGKSTLGNKSLFGGGLFGSAPANNNAKSAARHAALERNRSQYAGLIAEAANRHGLDPALLHAVIRAESSYNPGAVSNKGAIGMMQLMPATAARYGVQDPYDPVDNVYGGARYLSDLLGMFSDVPLAVAAYNAGENNVIKYGHRIPPFQETQNYVSRVLGYYNRFD
- a CDS encoding Maf family protein — its product is MTRLILASTSPYRRELLAKLGLPFDCIAPGVDETPLPGEAPAALAARLAAEKALAVARVSLDGWVIGADQVAVLDGEKLGKPMTRDHTLAQLRKASGKTMEFHTALCVVDAATGEAKADIDRCAVVFRELSPGQIERYVDRDRPYDCAGGFKSEGLGIALFERIEGEDPNALVGLPLIRLTRLLEACGVAVL
- a CDS encoding YceD family protein, with translation MLDHLPDKLDPYEFVEKKRRIKGKLALSALDRLHDLLLNFEGVANIDLEFRREARIAAVVGRIEAELVLRCQCCLEALPWPVASEVRLGLVRSIDEADLLPEAFEPLLVESEEPMALADIVQDELLLAIPPIPQHEYCGPPKKPGKAAAEARENPFAALAQLKKTNL
- the rpmF gene encoding 50S ribosomal protein L32 yields the protein MAVQQNRKTRSKRGMRRSHDALTAAALSLEPTTGEVHLRHHISPDGFYRGRRVFATKPEGTGDE